The following proteins are co-located in the Sporosarcina pasteurii genome:
- a CDS encoding metallophosphoesterase has product MRHHLIVEALSSTRRQLKVFFISDIHRRKIDEKLLKKIDKDIDLVIIGGDLAEKNVPLSRINRNVQKLSQLGQVFYVWGNNDREVGEETIRQIIGQHDGIILENKNMPIHSHSSWGICGTDDPSCLKLDVEQALENIEQYKNVLFVSHQPVVWEEVERYYHPTLMLAGHTHGGQIRLGKFGISEKGSFESVGGRGKLISNGYGTTTLPLRLGARPECHIITISYTE; this is encoded by the coding sequence ATGCGACATCATTTAATCGTTGAGGCGCTTTCGTCTACTAGGAGACAATTGAAAGTCTTTTTCATTTCAGATATTCATAGAAGGAAAATTGACGAGAAATTATTAAAGAAAATCGATAAAGATATCGACTTAGTGATCATCGGTGGGGATTTAGCTGAAAAAAATGTCCCTTTGTCACGGATTAATCGAAATGTGCAAAAACTGAGTCAGCTCGGTCAAGTTTTTTATGTCTGGGGAAACAATGATCGGGAAGTTGGAGAAGAGACAATCAGACAAATTATTGGACAACACGATGGTATTATTTTGGAAAATAAAAATATGCCCATTCACAGTCATTCTTCATGGGGAATTTGTGGAACAGACGATCCTTCCTGTTTGAAATTAGATGTGGAGCAAGCATTAGAAAATATAGAGCAATATAAAAATGTGTTATTTGTTAGTCATCAGCCTGTTGTCTGGGAAGAGGTGGAGCGTTACTATCATCCAACTTTAATGTTAGCAGGACATACACACGGCGGACAAATACGGCTAGGAAAATTTGGAATTAGTGAAAAAGGTTCTTTTGAATCGGTTGGAGGAAGAGGGAAACTGATTAGCAATGGATACGGGACAACGACCTTGCCATTACGATTAGGTGCACGACCAGAATGTCATATCATTACGATCAGTTATACGGAGTAG
- a CDS encoding LysM peptidoglycan-binding domain-containing protein, giving the protein MKKDDYRTEFEEQRKEIKLDGETDSGKPLSRVDLHSKKRKPKKRSRYSLINVLLVLFTLIPIGILAFVIISWNSPNDNIASKLEESQFQFEKSKKTDENSVTTVNKEKEPEDDKKDEKTNEQIEAEEKAKEEAERAKAEAEAEEKRKEEAARQQAEKEKQQAQAEERAKENDSTDEQKSQARTHVVAPGETLYRISVNYYKSGDGVNKIMQANSLTTNEISVGQKLIIP; this is encoded by the coding sequence GTGAAAAAAGATGACTATAGAACGGAATTTGAAGAACAACGAAAAGAAATCAAACTTGACGGGGAAACAGATAGTGGAAAACCACTATCGCGTGTTGATTTACATAGTAAAAAAAGAAAGCCCAAAAAACGTTCTCGCTATTCATTAATTAATGTGCTTCTCGTTTTATTTACACTCATTCCAATCGGAATTCTTGCTTTTGTCATAATTAGTTGGAACTCACCAAATGATAATATCGCGTCGAAATTGGAAGAATCTCAATTTCAATTCGAGAAGAGTAAAAAAACTGATGAAAATAGTGTCACTACGGTGAATAAAGAAAAAGAACCGGAAGATGATAAAAAAGATGAAAAAACGAATGAGCAAATAGAGGCCGAAGAAAAGGCAAAAGAAGAAGCTGAAAGGGCAAAAGCTGAGGCGGAAGCAGAGGAAAAAAGAAAAGAAGAGGCAGCCCGTCAGCAAGCCGAGAAAGAAAAGCAGCAAGCACAAGCGGAAGAAAGAGCGAAAGAAAACGATTCTACTGATGAACAGAAATCCCAAGCGCGCACACATGTCGTAGCACCAGGGGAAACATTGTATAGAATCTCAGTTAATTATTATAAGTCTGGCGACGGTGTGAATAAAATTATGCAAGCAAATAGTTTAACGACCAATGAAATTTCCGTCGGACAAAAGTTAATTATCCCGTAA
- a CDS encoding ATP-dependent DNA helicase RecQ, which yields MDIYTTLKEKFGFEQFRPGQEEVIRDVLAKNDQIAILPTGSGKSLCFQLPAYLMDGTVVIISPLVALMEDQVAILKQQGEKRVVALNSFHTYQERSRMINQLEWYKFIFISPEMLTVPAVANKMKKLKIAFIVVDEAHCISQWGFDFRPDYLRVSEFLHAVKNPTVLALTATADRKVIQDIQHYLNLINPVLHKKSLDRPNISYTIHELTSEQAKTDWLIDRVEQTTGPGIIYVGSRKRADELAQVLNELIGGVSSYHAGMEQEDRAFVQAQFISGDLNWICATNAFGMGIHKNDVRQVIHEHIPSTIANYMQEVGRAGRDGECSAASLLYTIEDIQKTRFIMYDDYPDEGEIRYFANCLAETKSVHEAAELARLSETGRRMLLYYFERMSVEETIIQINKQSQEKERQLQQMVDLIQARTCIRVKLLQNFGEDLQKKPKTCCSICDTTSVDWLYSKDARQDERGWGDWSTRLTNLLG from the coding sequence GTGGACATCTATACAACCTTAAAAGAAAAGTTCGGCTTTGAACAGTTCAGACCTGGGCAAGAAGAAGTGATCCGCGATGTACTTGCTAAAAATGACCAAATCGCCATATTACCAACAGGAAGTGGAAAGTCACTTTGCTTTCAATTGCCCGCATATTTAATGGACGGAACTGTGGTTATTATTTCACCGCTCGTTGCCCTAATGGAGGATCAAGTCGCCATTTTGAAACAACAAGGTGAAAAGCGGGTTGTTGCGCTTAATTCATTCCACACCTATCAAGAACGCAGTCGGATGATCAATCAACTTGAATGGTATAAATTTATTTTTATATCTCCAGAGATGCTAACAGTTCCAGCTGTAGCAAATAAAATGAAAAAGTTAAAAATCGCATTTATCGTTGTCGATGAAGCACATTGTATTTCACAATGGGGATTTGATTTTAGGCCAGATTATTTAAGGGTTAGTGAGTTTTTGCATGCGGTAAAAAATCCAACCGTCCTTGCGTTAACAGCTACTGCAGATCGTAAAGTGATTCAAGATATACAGCACTATTTAAACTTAATAAACCCTGTACTCCATAAAAAGTCTCTAGATAGACCGAATATTTCTTATACAATACACGAACTAACATCAGAACAGGCGAAAACGGATTGGCTGATCGATCGTGTAGAACAAACGACTGGTCCGGGTATTATTTATGTAGGTTCAAGAAAAAGAGCAGATGAATTGGCTCAAGTATTAAATGAGTTGATAGGAGGAGTATCTTCTTATCATGCGGGTATGGAACAAGAGGATCGTGCTTTTGTCCAAGCGCAATTTATTAGTGGTGATTTGAATTGGATATGTGCTACGAATGCATTTGGGATGGGAATACATAAAAATGACGTCAGACAAGTGATTCATGAACATATCCCGTCTACCATCGCAAATTATATGCAAGAGGTTGGGCGAGCGGGAAGGGACGGGGAATGCTCAGCGGCATCTTTATTATATACAATAGAGGACATTCAGAAAACGAGGTTTATTATGTATGACGACTATCCGGATGAAGGGGAGATTCGTTATTTTGCTAATTGTCTAGCCGAAACAAAGTCCGTTCACGAGGCGGCTGAGTTGGCAAGGCTAAGTGAAACAGGTAGACGAATGTTGCTTTATTATTTTGAACGGATGTCGGTGGAGGAAACAATCATACAAATAAATAAACAAAGTCAGGAAAAGGAACGGCAGTTACAACAAATGGTTGACCTCATCCAGGCGCGGACATGTATCCGTGTTAAACTTCTTCAGAATTTTGGAGAAGATTTACAAAAGAAACCTAAAACTTGCTGTTCGATCTGTGATACAACTTCTGTTGATTGGCTTTACAGCAAGGATGCGCGACAGGACGAAAGAGGGTGGGGCGATTGGTCAACAAGACTAACGAATCTTCTTGGTTAG
- a CDS encoding helix-turn-helix domain-containing protein — MNLSTLLCVLFSKLDGEKTANAALHLLRGKRSGQTIQDVKYYDLKMFFGLLPKLPQQLFNETINELVQLNCIEIDASSILHVTESGRKLVESSRAFHFNGWDYRGREEMFFARLSLVVQTLSHFRVGQKRFMPAQREIEIQQFVKKVLSGHPIEEPNFSRQLKAELQTAFEESGMEEIQKVIFTHRLVGYQHTGWTWAQLENQLRMPSLSIKLYYIESLHLLLKTIEREKTTPFLKELAKDIKLVTHLTESSAITKNLFDKGLSLEEIAATRQLKLSTIEDHIVEIAIHDHDFPIEQFVSFEDSLKVQKKSIELETKRLRLLKEVFPQLTYFQLRLILGASMKGEAAWTSIQP, encoded by the coding sequence ATGAATCTTTCAACGTTACTTTGTGTTCTATTTAGCAAATTAGATGGAGAGAAAACAGCGAATGCTGCTCTTCATTTATTGCGTGGAAAACGATCAGGACAAACAATTCAGGATGTAAAATATTATGACTTGAAAATGTTTTTCGGTTTATTGCCTAAACTCCCTCAACAATTATTTAATGAGACGATAAATGAACTAGTACAATTAAACTGTATTGAGATAGATGCTTCGTCAATTCTGCATGTAACAGAGAGTGGAAGAAAGTTAGTGGAATCCTCACGCGCCTTTCACTTTAACGGCTGGGATTACCGGGGCCGGGAAGAAATGTTTTTTGCTAGGCTATCTCTTGTCGTACAGACGTTGTCGCATTTTAGAGTGGGACAGAAACGATTTATGCCAGCACAACGAGAAATAGAAATCCAACAGTTCGTCAAGAAAGTATTGAGTGGGCACCCAATTGAAGAACCGAACTTTTCGCGTCAATTAAAAGCAGAGTTACAGACTGCTTTTGAGGAAAGTGGCATGGAAGAGATTCAAAAAGTGATTTTCACACACCGGCTAGTGGGCTATCAGCATACTGGATGGACGTGGGCACAATTAGAGAATCAGTTACGTATGCCTTCTTTATCAATCAAGCTCTATTACATTGAAAGTTTACATTTATTATTAAAGACGATTGAAAGAGAGAAGACGACGCCTTTTTTAAAGGAGCTTGCAAAGGATATTAAACTCGTTACACACTTAACAGAGTCCTCAGCTATCACGAAGAATCTATTTGATAAAGGATTGTCATTAGAAGAAATTGCAGCGACACGTCAATTAAAATTAAGTACGATTGAGGACCATATTGTCGAAATTGCAATTCATGATCATGATTTTCCGATAGAACAATTCGTATCGTTTGAAGATAGCTTAAAAGTGCAAAAGAAATCTATTGAACTTGAGACGAAAAGGCTCCGATTATTAAAGGAAGTCTTTCCGCAACTAACTTATTTTCAATTGCGTCTTATCTTAGGGGCAAGCATGAAAGGAGAGGCGGCGTGGACATCTATACAACCTTAA
- a CDS encoding ferredoxin, with product MPKYTIVDQDTCIACGACGAAAPDIYDYDDDGIAFVILDDNTGTVQVPEELLEDMEDGFEGCPTDSIKVADAPFDGDALKYED from the coding sequence ATGCCTAAGTATACAATCGTCGACCAAGATACGTGCATCGCGTGTGGAGCTTGTGGGGCTGCTGCTCCTGACATATATGATTACGATGATGACGGAATTGCTTTTGTTATTCTTGATGATAACACGGGTACCGTACAAGTTCCAGAAGAACTACTAGAGGACATGGAGGACGGCTTTGAAGGTTGTCCAACTGATTCTATTAAAGTTGCAGATGCACCGTTTGACGGGGACGCTTTAAAATATGAAGACTAA
- a CDS encoding ECF transporter S component — protein sequence MNSKKLRKMVLVAMLGSIATVLMQFNFPLPALPAFLKFDFGEVPAVIAIMTMGPIAGIAVELIKNILHWFLSGSPTGVPVGEIANFATGLLFILPIYYIFTKFKSTKGLLGGFIAGTVSMAIGMSLLNYFIFLPMYTYFLNMTPVTGDALYKMIVLGILPFNILKGVILTIVSIMLYSRMKNWISQQRAKLLAE from the coding sequence ATGAATAGTAAAAAGTTACGTAAGATGGTGCTTGTCGCCATGTTAGGAAGTATTGCTACAGTATTAATGCAATTTAATTTTCCGTTACCAGCGCTACCTGCATTTTTAAAGTTTGACTTTGGAGAAGTTCCGGCAGTTATTGCGATTATGACGATGGGACCTATTGCAGGCATCGCGGTTGAGTTAATTAAAAACATATTACATTGGTTTTTAAGTGGGAGCCCTACAGGCGTACCGGTTGGTGAGATTGCCAACTTCGCTACAGGATTACTATTTATCTTGCCAATCTATTACATCTTTACAAAGTTTAAAAGTACGAAAGGTTTACTAGGTGGATTTATTGCCGGAACTGTTTCGATGGCAATTGGGATGAGTTTATTAAACTACTTTATCTTCTTACCGATGTATACTTACTTCTTAAATATGACGCCTGTAACAGGCGATGCATTATATAAAATGATTGTCCTTGGCATCCTTCCATTTAATATATTGAAAGGTGTTATCCTGACAATTGTTTCGATTATGCTATATAGTCGAATGAAAAATTGGATTAGTCAACAACGTGCAAAGTTGCTGGCTGAATGA
- the sigX gene encoding RNA polymerase sigma factor SigX yields the protein MDDSVFHRLYEEYHQDLFKFLIYLTRSREQAEDLVHEVYVRVLRAYQGFKGESTEKTWLFSIAKNVAIDHFRKQTVRKKHDYDRFDWEKSELASPRPIPDDFVVMSEQMQELFNALETCTGDQKLVIHMRYLHDLSISEAAEILGWSEAKVKTTQHRAIKALQKKLTALPQEGGKEDG from the coding sequence ATGGACGACTCCGTATTTCATCGGTTATATGAAGAATATCATCAGGATCTGTTCAAGTTTCTAATCTATTTAACGAGAAGCCGGGAGCAAGCAGAAGACCTTGTACATGAAGTTTATGTACGGGTCTTAAGGGCTTATCAAGGGTTCAAAGGAGAAAGCACGGAAAAGACTTGGTTATTTTCAATCGCAAAAAACGTAGCCATAGATCACTTTAGAAAACAAACAGTTAGAAAGAAACACGATTATGACCGTTTTGATTGGGAGAAGAGTGAACTTGCCAGTCCTCGACCTATACCAGATGATTTTGTCGTGATGAGTGAACAAATGCAAGAACTTTTCAATGCACTTGAAACTTGCACAGGCGATCAAAAGCTTGTCATTCATATGCGCTACTTACATGATTTATCGATTTCAGAAGCCGCAGAAATATTAGGGTGGTCTGAAGCAAAAGTAAAAACAACTCAGCACCGCGCCATTAAAGCACTGCAAAAGAAGTTAACGGCTCTTCCGCAAGAAGGGGGGAAAGAAGATGGATAA
- a CDS encoding ATP-binding protein, with protein MNRIWNSIVGKLWATILLLVTFILFIVTALLLEFLGNFHREQAEDSLRREAKMIANVVLEHKGQPLMPIIIHDVLDDETNAFITDEKGLVTHSYHIGLNKSRIERKILSTPAFSSDNKLNNGVTKEIMMPSITEEGMMEQYIVLADPFTTEAGATGTVYIYQSLEAIQATTKKTTNIVFLSAFIAFILTTIFAFFLSTRITLPLRKMRQAANELSKGNFDTRLPSLQSDEIGQLATAFNQMGRQLKYHVELISQEKEQLYSILTSMADAVITFNSDGTILLSNPEAEKILQNWYFAKGSSDDSLPPELLHMLEHSINFSEEVEDELPLNGKFYTVSISPLYSGRSIRGAVAVLRDMTAQHQLDKLRSDFIANVSHELRTPISMLQGYSEAILDGVTESDEEKDEIIQVIHEESLRMGRLVTDLLDLARMESGHMTLYKEEVSVLPFLGRIVHKFSQVAREANVNLSFQHPDEKIILDIDEDRIEQVFTNLIDNAIRHTPENGDVRLTVNIYGDTCQMTVSDTGDGIPEEDLQFIFERFYKADKARTRVKGGTGLGLSIAKNIIDAHHGMITASRGEVNGTIMSVTLPIKKCNE; from the coding sequence ATGAATAGAATATGGAATTCAATCGTCGGGAAGCTATGGGCAACCATATTGCTTCTCGTTACTTTTATATTGTTTATTGTAACTGCGTTATTACTTGAGTTTTTAGGGAATTTCCATCGGGAACAGGCCGAGGATTCACTACGACGGGAAGCAAAAATGATTGCAAATGTCGTGTTGGAGCATAAAGGTCAGCCGTTAATGCCGATCATTATTCATGACGTATTGGACGATGAAACAAATGCATTTATTACGGATGAAAAGGGATTGGTTACGCACTCTTATCATATTGGACTTAATAAAAGTAGAATCGAAAGAAAAATCCTTTCAACCCCCGCATTTTCCTCCGATAATAAGTTGAATAATGGTGTGACAAAAGAGATTATGATGCCTTCAATTACCGAAGAAGGGATGATGGAACAATATATCGTTTTGGCTGACCCATTTACTACAGAAGCTGGAGCAACTGGAACGGTCTATATTTATCAAAGTTTAGAAGCGATTCAAGCGACTACGAAGAAAACAACAAATATCGTATTTCTTTCTGCATTTATAGCATTCATTTTAACGACCATCTTCGCTTTTTTCTTATCTACCCGAATTACTTTGCCCTTAAGAAAAATGCGACAAGCAGCAAATGAATTATCTAAAGGGAACTTCGATACGCGATTACCATCGTTGCAAAGTGACGAAATTGGTCAATTAGCAACTGCCTTCAATCAAATGGGGAGACAATTAAAATATCATGTTGAGCTGATTAGCCAAGAAAAAGAACAACTTTATAGTATTTTAACTTCGATGGCAGATGCGGTCATAACTTTTAACAGTGATGGCACGATCTTATTAAGTAATCCAGAGGCAGAGAAGATTTTGCAAAATTGGTATTTCGCGAAAGGTTCATCGGATGACTCTTTACCACCAGAGTTGTTACATATGCTGGAACACTCTATAAATTTTTCAGAGGAAGTAGAAGATGAACTCCCTTTAAATGGAAAGTTTTATACGGTCTCTATTAGTCCGCTTTATAGTGGCCGCAGTATACGTGGAGCTGTAGCGGTGCTTCGAGATATGACTGCACAGCATCAATTAGATAAACTCCGTTCTGATTTTATCGCAAACGTATCTCACGAATTAAGGACACCTATATCGATGTTACAAGGGTATAGTGAAGCGATACTTGATGGTGTGACAGAAAGTGACGAGGAGAAAGATGAAATCATTCAAGTAATTCACGAAGAATCGCTTCGAATGGGACGTCTTGTAACTGATTTACTCGACCTTGCAAGAATGGAGTCAGGCCATATGACACTGTATAAAGAGGAAGTATCTGTTCTTCCATTTTTAGGTAGAATTGTCCATAAGTTTAGTCAAGTAGCACGTGAAGCAAATGTTAATCTTTCATTTCAACATCCCGATGAAAAAATAATTTTGGACATAGATGAAGACCGAATCGAACAAGTATTTACAAATTTAATTGATAATGCAATACGTCATACACCTGAAAATGGCGATGTACGATTGACGGTTAATATATACGGCGATACTTGTCAAATGACGGTTTCTGACACGGGGGATGGGATTCCAGAAGAGGACTTACAGTTTATTTTCGAAAGGTTTTACAAAGCTGATAAAGCAAGAACACGTGTGAAAGGCGGTACAGGATTAGGTCTTTCCATTGCGAAAAATATTATTGATGCACACCATGGAATGATTACAGCATCTAGGGGAGAAGTAAATGGGACGATTATGTCTGTTACCCTTCCAATAAAAAAATGTAACGAATGA
- a CDS encoding response regulator transcription factor: MEEKVSVLVVDDEDRIRRLLNMYLNREGYEVDEAADGAEALEKATTNEYNCILLDQMMPEKDGLEVLSTLRDQGNMTPVIMLTAKGEESDRVTGFETGADDYIVKPFSPREVVLRIKAILRRSATFPSSSASTSKDLVVFPNLTIDHDAHRVTAEGQEVNLTPKEYELLYFLAKSPDKVFDREQLLKEVWHYEFFGDLRTVDTHIKRLREKLSRVSESSAKMIVTVWGVGYKFEALE, translated from the coding sequence ATGGAAGAAAAAGTATCAGTTTTGGTTGTAGATGACGAGGATCGCATTCGTCGTTTATTAAATATGTATTTAAACCGTGAGGGCTATGAAGTAGATGAAGCCGCAGACGGTGCTGAAGCATTAGAAAAAGCAACTACTAATGAATATAATTGTATTTTATTAGACCAGATGATGCCGGAGAAAGACGGACTTGAAGTGTTGTCTACATTAAGAGATCAAGGGAACATGACACCTGTCATTATGCTAACTGCAAAAGGTGAAGAGTCGGACCGAGTAACCGGATTTGAAACTGGTGCGGATGATTATATTGTGAAACCTTTTAGTCCACGTGAAGTAGTCTTGCGGATTAAAGCAATTTTAAGAAGGTCTGCAACCTTTCCTAGTAGTTCAGCTTCAACTTCGAAAGACCTTGTTGTGTTTCCTAATTTAACCATCGACCATGATGCACATCGCGTTACTGCAGAAGGACAAGAGGTTAATTTAACACCAAAGGAATACGAACTTCTATACTTTTTAGCGAAATCTCCAGATAAGGTTTTTGACAGAGAACAATTATTGAAAGAAGTATGGCATTATGAGTTTTTCGGTGATTTGCGTACAGTAGATACACACATAAAGCGCTTACGCGAAAAGTTAAGTCGCGTTTCCGAAAGTTCTGCTAAAATGATTGTCACAGTTTGGGGCGTCGGATATAAGTTCGAGGCTTTAGAATGA
- the ccsB gene encoding c-type cytochrome biogenesis protein CcsB — MELASLSSNLLLISFFAYLIATLFFGGAVRGAKSQASYGNSRSGTIGIIITIIGFLTHVGYFITRWMASGHAPVSNMFEAVTALGMMLVAAFILLYYLYKTPSLGLFALPTAIIIIGYATMFPTEVTPLIPALKSKWLAVHVITTILGEAILAISAVAGFVLLLKKVDVKKPSNERFWLEVIVYTLVLCVGFIIATTGFRVADYEAQFTFVNKNEQIEQVTYHMPPLFGMHQYEALTEGTMQPWAETPAIIDAKKLTTTTWSFFVGTVLYILLRLIVRRPLAAVLQPLSKKANTQLMDEIGYRAVLIGFPVFTLGGLIFAMIWAHEAWSRFWGWDPKEVWALITWLFYAAFLHLRLSRGWEGKKSAWLMVIGFILIMFNFIAVNMILAGLHSYA, encoded by the coding sequence ATGGAACTCGCATCTTTAAGTTCAAATTTATTATTGATTTCATTTTTTGCTTATCTGATTGCAACACTATTCTTCGGTGGTGCGGTACGAGGCGCTAAATCCCAAGCATCTTATGGGAACAGCCGATCTGGAACAATTGGCATAATTATTACGATTATCGGTTTTTTAACACATGTAGGTTACTTTATTACAAGATGGATGGCGTCAGGACATGCACCTGTCAGTAATATGTTTGAAGCTGTTACGGCATTAGGGATGATGCTCGTTGCAGCGTTCATTTTACTCTATTATCTTTATAAAACACCTTCATTAGGACTTTTTGCTTTACCAACTGCCATTATTATTATTGGCTACGCAACTATGTTCCCAACGGAAGTAACACCGTTAATCCCTGCATTAAAAAGTAAATGGTTAGCAGTACACGTGATTACAACGATTTTAGGAGAAGCAATTCTAGCTATCTCTGCAGTTGCAGGATTTGTATTACTTTTGAAAAAAGTAGATGTGAAAAAGCCTTCAAACGAAAGGTTTTGGTTAGAGGTTATCGTCTATACATTAGTGTTATGTGTAGGTTTTATCATTGCGACAACAGGATTTAGAGTCGCTGACTATGAAGCACAGTTCACGTTTGTTAATAAAAATGAACAAATTGAACAAGTTACCTATCACATGCCGCCTCTCTTTGGCATGCATCAGTACGAAGCGTTAACGGAAGGAACAATGCAACCTTGGGCTGAAACCCCTGCAATTATCGATGCAAAAAAGTTAACGACAACGACATGGTCATTTTTCGTAGGAACCGTGTTGTATATTCTATTAAGACTCATAGTTAGAAGACCTCTTGCTGCGGTGCTTCAACCATTGTCGAAGAAAGCCAATACGCAACTAATGGACGAGATTGGTTACCGGGCTGTTCTTATCGGTTTCCCAGTGTTTACATTAGGTGGCTTAATCTTTGCGATGATTTGGGCACATGAGGCATGGTCAAGGTTTTGGGGATGGGACCCGAAAGAAGTTTGGGCACTCATTACGTGGCTTTTCTATGCAGCATTCTTACATTTACGTCTATCGCGTGGATGGGAAGGGAAAAAGTCTGCTTGGCTTATGGTTATAGGATTCATTCTGATCATGTTTAACTTTATTGCAGTGAATATGATTCTCGCAGGACTTCATTCATACGCATAA
- a CDS encoding cytochrome c biogenesis protein ResB has translation MSKIKCQCGHENPFGTVLCEQCGRPQTEEAKNSKTVDMRYEGSARRSQTYKRTIVDKIWNFFSSVKIGISIIIAVLVTSAIGTIFPQKLYVPANTEAELAAYYERLYGVSGVVYYKLGFHDMYNSWWFITLVGMLGTSILIASIDRVIPLYKSLKQQRTKRHTSFLKRQRVYGHGTVENADESLTKAEEKLKQLRYQVKVENGAILAEKNRFSRWGPYVNHTGLLIFLGAVLLRGIPGFYVDETLWLREGEKLEVPGAPGYFIENKGFTLETYSEEDNAVFETALERNGTIVKEFQTDIALYKQEEGGLPGQSDNISLVKEYPIVVNKPLTFDGYSIFQMDYRTDELKSMTFQLTEKSSEKSLGEFTVDLVNPDRIYDLGNGASVELRDYYPDYDGFVDGEPTSKTPLPNNPAFFFKMITPEKPKGEISFVAIRQTVEAEENDYKVNFLSAETRNISGLTIRKDKTLYLLLLGGIIFMIGVAQGSYWNHRRIWIQKGENNEMFIASHTNKNWFSLKKEMAQVKEYADLPKYEDREDTESVLEDEEGDFK, from the coding sequence ATGAGCAAAATCAAATGCCAGTGCGGTCATGAAAATCCTTTCGGCACGGTGCTTTGTGAGCAATGCGGTAGGCCACAAACGGAAGAAGCGAAAAATAGTAAGACAGTAGATATGCGTTACGAAGGATCCGCACGTAGATCGCAAACGTATAAAAGAACGATTGTTGATAAAATATGGAACTTCTTTTCAAGTGTAAAAATTGGGATTAGTATTATTATCGCTGTTTTAGTGACATCGGCAATTGGTACAATTTTCCCGCAAAAATTATATGTTCCAGCAAACACTGAAGCAGAGCTTGCTGCATATTATGAACGTTTATATGGCGTTTCTGGTGTTGTTTATTATAAACTAGGTTTCCATGATATGTATAATAGTTGGTGGTTTATTACGCTAGTTGGAATGCTCGGTACGTCTATTCTTATTGCGAGTATAGATAGAGTGATTCCATTGTATAAATCTTTAAAACAACAACGAACGAAACGACATACTTCTTTTTTGAAGCGCCAGCGTGTCTACGGGCATGGAACGGTGGAAAATGCAGATGAGTCTTTAACGAAAGCGGAAGAAAAACTAAAGCAATTACGCTATCAAGTTAAAGTTGAAAACGGTGCCATTCTAGCCGAGAAAAATCGATTTTCTAGATGGGGACCGTACGTCAACCATACAGGGCTCCTGATCTTTTTAGGGGCGGTCTTACTACGTGGGATTCCAGGGTTTTACGTGGATGAAACATTGTGGTTAAGAGAAGGAGAAAAGCTTGAAGTTCCTGGAGCTCCGGGGTACTTTATTGAAAATAAAGGGTTTACACTTGAAACTTATTCAGAAGAAGACAATGCAGTTTTTGAGACGGCATTAGAGCGTAACGGTACGATTGTGAAAGAATTCCAAACGGATATTGCCTTGTATAAGCAAGAGGAAGGCGGCCTCCCTGGACAATCTGACAATATATCTCTAGTAAAAGAGTATCCAATTGTCGTGAATAAACCATTAACTTTCGATGGCTATAGTATTTTCCAAATGGATTATCGGACAGATGAACTGAAATCGATGACATTCCAATTGACGGAAAAGTCGTCGGAAAAGTCACTCGGAGAGTTTACGGTAGATTTAGTGAATCCAGATCGAATATATGATTTAGGCAATGGCGCGTCTGTCGAACTTAGAGACTACTATCCTGATTATGATGGGTTCGTAGATGGTGAACCGACGTCTAAAACCCCATTACCGAACAACCCTGCATTCTTCTTTAAAATGATTACACCCGAAAAGCCAAAAGGAGAAATCAGTTTTGTTGCGATCCGTCAAACAGTAGAAGCGGAAGAAAATGATTATAAGGTGAACTTTTTAAGTGCTGAAACACGTAATATTTCAGGCCTTACAATACGTAAAGATAAAACCTTATATCTATTACTCCTCGGTGGAATTATTTTTATGATTGGTGTAGCGCAAGGTTCCTATTGGAATCACCGCCGAATTTGGATTCAAAAAGGAGAAAATAATGAGATGTTCATAGCCAGCCACACGAATAAAAACTGGTTCTCCTTAAAGAAAGAAATGGCTCAAGTGAAAGAATATGCGGACTTGCCAAAATATGAAGACCGTGAAGACACAGAGTCTGTTTTGGAAGATGAGGAAGGGGACTTTAAATAA